The following proteins are co-located in the uncultured Draconibacterium sp. genome:
- a CDS encoding sigma-70 family RNA polymerase sigma factor gives MINYTDAQILKGILRHDNLILQYIYKQYYYKVNYFIKKNQGSEDDASDIFQEAIIVIYRKLKENDLIFEKSSFQGYLFSVCRFLWLKQLEKRRIERERLNDSLPFQEDLYDDNLVDLVEKNEKYGLYQKHFKTLSTDCQKLLQLFFEKVPLKDIAKIMGFKTEKYAKTRKYKCKELLIKRIKQDTEFKKILEDDT, from the coding sequence AATCTTAAGGCATGATAATTTAATTTTACAGTACATCTATAAACAGTACTACTATAAAGTAAATTATTTCATTAAGAAAAACCAAGGAAGTGAAGATGATGCCAGCGACATTTTTCAGGAAGCTATAATCGTAATTTATAGAAAATTAAAAGAAAACGATTTAATTTTCGAAAAGAGTTCTTTTCAAGGTTATTTATTTTCCGTTTGTCGGTTCTTGTGGTTGAAACAACTCGAGAAAAGGCGAATAGAAAGAGAAAGGCTGAACGATTCATTGCCGTTCCAGGAAGACTTATACGACGATAATTTAGTCGATCTGGTAGAAAAAAATGAAAAATACGGATTATATCAGAAGCACTTTAAAACCTTAAGTACTGATTGTCAGAAGTTATTACAACTGTTTTTTGAAAAAGTCCCGCTTAAGGACATAGCAAAAATAATGGGCTTTAAAACAGAGAAATACGCAAAAACCCGAAAATATAAGTGTAAAGAACTTCTTATTAAGCGTATAAAACAAGATACAGAATTTAAAAAGATACTTGAAGATGACACCTAA